A segment of the Mangrovimonas sp. YM274 genome:
GAGTTAAAGGAAGCGTATCCCGAATACAATTTTGTGCCAGTATATTGGATGGCAACGGAAGACCATGATTTTGAAGAGATCAATTATTTCAATTTCAACGGAAAGAAAATAAAGTGGAGCAGAGTCTCATCAGGTGCAGTTGGCGAGTTGGATTTGGAAGGTTTGGATGCGGTGAAAGAAGTGTTTGCTTCTCAATTGAATACCAGTAACAATGCCAAGCGTTTAAAGGAACTTTTCAAAAAGGCATATTTAGAACATGCAAACTTAACAGATGCCACTAGATTTTTAGTTAATGAATTTTTAGGGGAGTATGGTTTGGTGATTGTAGATGGTAGCGACCATAATTTAAAGCAACTGTTTGTACCTTATATGGAGGATGAATTGTTGCAGCAATCGTCTTTTAAAAATGTCTCGGAGACCAATGCCCAAATCAATGCATTGCCCGAAAACTATAAAATACAGGTCAACCCTAGGGAAATTAATCTTTTTTACATAACTGAAGGTTTGCGTGAACGCATTGTGGAACTTGATGGAAAGTATAGTGTTTACGGAACGGAGATTACTTGGAACAAAGAAGCAATCGTTAAGGAATTACATGAGTACCCGGAACGTTTTAGTCCTAATGTGATTATGCGTCCTTTGTATCAAGAGGTGATTTTGCCAAACCTTTGTTACATTGGTGGAGGCGGTGAATTGGCTTATTGGTTTCAGTTGAAATCTAATTTTGAAGCCCATAAAGTCACCTTTCCAATATTGTTGCTAAGGAATTCGGTATTATTGGCAACCGAAAAGCAGCAGGAGAAATTGGAAAAGTTGCAACTATCCATGGCCGATTTATTTTTGAATCAAGAAGATTTGGTTTCCAAAGTAACCAAATCCATTTCGGAGGTTGATATCGACTTTAGCACTCAAAAAAAACACCTCGAACAACAGTTTAAGGACTTATATAAACTTGCGGAAAAAACCGATTCCACATTTTTAGGAGCCGTGGGTGCTCAAGAGCGCAAACAAATCAAAGGTTTGGAATATTTGGAAAAGCGTTTGCTCAAGGCGCAAAAGCGGAAATTGAGTGATCATTTGGACCGTGTTGTGCAACTTCAAAACGAATTATTTCCGAATCAAAGTTTGCAGGAACGCAATACCAATTTTTCTCAATTTTATTTAGAGTTTGGAGACCAATTAATTCATCAGTTAATAGTAAATTTGCAGCCCCTTAAAAAAGAGTTTATAATTCTAAATTTAGAGTAGCAAATGCATAAGATAGATATCGACTTGGTAGAAATGACATTGGATGTCATGAAATACGTTATCGATAGAGTTTCCGCGACTGAACGCCAAATAGGTAAACCCAAAAAAGCAGAAGAGTTAAAAGCCTTGGTAGGTGAGACCATCACCCCAAAAGGAGTAGGAGGCGAATACGCCTTCGACCTTTGGAAAAAACACTTGGCTAATACCAATGTTCCAGTAGATCATCCCCGTAATTTGGCTTTTGTGCCAGCATCTCCAACAAGAGCAGCTATTATGTTCGACTTGGTGACCTCGGCATCTAGTATTCACGGAGCCTATTGGATGGAAGGTGCCGGAGGTATTTTCTGTGAAAACGAAGCCATGAAATGGATTGTATCCTTAACCGGCTTGCCAGAAGGCGCTTTTGGTGTGTTTACCAGTGGAGGAACTTCGGCCAACTTATCGGCAATTGTAACTGCACGTGAACATTGGAGACAGGACGATGCTTTTAAAAGAGAAAAAGGATTGATCATAACCTCCATTGGGGCGCATTCGTCTGTAAAGGCGATGGCAAAAGTAGCCGATGTGGATATTTTGTTGGTGGATTCTGAAGAATGTTTGACAGGAGAAGACTTGAAGAAGACCATTGCAACCTTAACGGAGCACGAGCGCAAATGTTTGTTTGCCGTGGTGGCTACAGGAGGAACTACCAATGCAGGAATTATAGATGATTTGGAAAGCATTGCTGAGGTGTGTGAAGCCGAAAACTTGTGGTTCCACGTTGATGCTGCTTATGGAGGAGGTGCTTTGGTAGCCGATTCGGTAAGAGACCAATTTAAAGGCATTGAACGTGCCGATAGTATTACCATCGATCCGCACAAATGGATGTTCTCGCCATACGACTGTGGCGCGGTGATTTATAAGAATCCAGAGTTGGCCAAAAATGCACACTCGCAACAAGGCTCTTACTTAGATATTTTTAAGGACGAAGGTGCACACGGCTTCAACCCAACCGATTATCAAATACAATTAACGCGCCGTGTACGTGGTTTACCTTTATGGTTCTCTTTGGCAACCCATGGTACCGATAGATATAAAGAAGCAGTAGAACGAGGCATTGAACTGGCGCAGATTGCCGGTAAAATGATCACAGAGCATGATAAGGTGGAATTGGTAAGAGAGCCAAGTTTGTCCTGTGTATTGTTCCGAAGAAAAGGATGGAGTCCGGAAGATTATACCGAATGGACTTACAGAAACCATAAATCGGGCTTTGCTTTGGTAACACCAACCAAATGGAAGCAAGGTGACACTTTTGAAACGGTGTCCCGTTTTTGTTTTATCAATCCAGATACCACAGAGAAGGATATTGAAATGATTTTAGATTCAATGAATTGATATTTTTTCAATTTTCAATATATAATTTCCCATTTAATTTTAATTTTGCACATGCAACACGATAAGATACTCATTTTAGACTTCGGTTCGCAGTACACGCAACTAATTGCAAGACGAGTTAGAGAGCTCAATATTTACTGTGAAATCCATCCTTTCAACAAAGTTCCATCAACGGTAGAAGAGTACCAAGCGGTAATTCTTTCTGGTAGTCCATATTCGGTTCGTGCCGAAGATGCACCACATCCAGATTTGTCGCAAATCCGTGGTAAAAAGCCTCTATTGGCTGTTTGCTATGGAGCGCAGTATTTAGCACATTTCTCAGGAGGAGAAGTAGCGCCATCCAATACCCGTGAATACGGAAGAGCAAACCTATCATTTGTTAAGGGAGGAGAATCCTTTTTCGAAAATATTTCAGAGGGAAGCCAAGTGTGGATGAGCCATAGTGATACCATCAAACATTTACCTGAAAACGGAGTGTTGTTGGCGAGTACGCATGATGTTGAAAATGCAGCTTATAGAATTGAAGGGGAATCAACTTATGCTATCCAGTTCCACCCAGAAGTATACCATTCTACAGATGGTAAGCGCTTACTGCAGAACTTTTTGGTGAACATTGCTGGGGTAAACCAAGACTGGACGCCACAATCTTTTGTGGACGAAACTGTTGAGGATTTGAAAGCTCAATTAGGAAATGACAAAGTTGTTTTGGGATTGTCTGGAGGAGTGGATTCTTCTGTAGCGGCGATGTTGTTGAACAAAGCAATTGGAGAAAATTTATATTGTATTTTCGTAAATAATGGCTTACTTCGTAAAAACGAATTTGAGGATGTACTAGATCAGTACAAGCACATGGGCCTTAATGTTAAGGGAGTAGATGCTTCGGCACGCTTTTTGGATGCTTTGGCAGGAAAGAGCGACCCTGAGGAAAAACGTAAAACCATTGGTCGTGTGTTCATTGAAGTGTTTGATGATGAAGCCCACCAAATTCAGGATGTAAAATGGTTGGCACAAGGAACCATCTATCCAGACGTTATCGAAAGTGTTTCGGCAACAGGAGGACCTAGTGCAACTATCAAGAGTCACCACAACGTGGGAGGATTGCCTGATTTCATGAAGCTGAAGGTGGTAGAGCCTTTGAAAGCCTTGTTTAAAGATGAGGTAAGACGTGTTGGAGCTTCTATGGGAATGGAGCCAGCTCTTTTGGGACGTCACCCTTTCCCTGGGCCTGGTTTAGGAATTAGAATTTTAGGTGATATTACGGCTGAAAAAGTTCGTATATTACAAGAGGTAGATGCTGTATTTATTAACGGATTGAAGTCTTGGGGACTTTATGACGATGTATGGCAAGCAGGTGCCATCTTGTTGCCAATCAACAGTGTTGGGGTAATGGGAGATGAGCGCACTTATGAACAATGCGTGGCCCTGAGAGCGGTTGAAAGTACCGATGGTATGACAGCAGACTGGGTAAATTTACCATACGAGTTCTTACAGAAAACCTCAAATGAAATAATAAATAAAGTAAAAGGCGTTAATAGAGTAGTGTATGACATTAGTTCTAAGCCGCCAGCAACCATAGAATGGGAATAGTATAGTGAACGATTTATTGCCCCATAAACGTAAACAATAATTTAACCATATGAAAAAACTTGTTTTAATTACCCTGTTTACTCTAGCAAGCATTTGCTTTGTACAGGCTCAAAATTTTAAACAACATAAAGTAAAACAAGGAGAAACGATAGAGGAGATTGCCAAATTATATTTGGTAACTCCTTTTGACATTTATGCACTTAACCCAGATGCCAAAAAGAAGCTATCGGTTGGGACAGTGCTTATTATCCCTACTTCCAAAATTCGTCCAGATGAAGCTGTAACCGAAACCAAAGAGGTGACTGGCTACCAATACCATCGGGCCAAGAAAAAGGAAACTTTGTACAGTATTGCAAAGCAATATAATGTATCGGTGGACGATATAAAAAAATACAATACCTACTTGTATGCCAATAATTTGAAGAAAGGTGATAAAATTAAAATCCCAAAATTCAAAACTGTTGTCACTAAAGCTGAGGTAAGCAATACCCTAAAAAAGTATACGGTACAGCCTAAAGAAGGAAAATGGCGTGTGGCCTATAAGTTTGGGATTACAGTTCCTGAATTGGAAGCTCTTAATCCAAATATGGGTGAAGTATTGCAACCAGGTGATGTCTTGAATGTTCCAAACATAGCAGATAACGAAGAGAAAGCTATCGAGGAAAATTACAATTATTACACGGTACAGAAAAGTGAAGGCTATATGGCCTTGAACCGTAAGTTTGGTGTCACCCAAGAAGAATTGGAAGCACTTAATCCTGAGTTGAAGGAAGGTGGCTTGAAATTGGGTATGGTAATCAAAATACCTGGATCGGCCAATGCGGTTATTGGTGGTGATGAGTTTGAAAACACCGATTTAACTAAGACCAACTTCGAGAATCTAAAGACTAAGCGTTTGGCTTTGATGTTGCCTTATAGATTGAATAGAATTGACGTAGATTCTGTACAAGAGGCTAAAAGCGCTATTAAAAACGACACCCGATTATCCATTTCTTTGGATTTTCATGTGGGAGTGGAAATGGCCTTGGATTCAGCTAAGCAGTTAGGGATTTCTACAAACCTAAAGGTGTTTGATACCAGAGACCAATTATCTGAAGTATCCAATATTTTAAAAAACAATGATTTTTCAACTTACGATGCCATCATCGGGCCTTTGTTCCCTAAGAATTTAGAACGTGTAGCCGCTAGTGTTAAGGGCAATCACATTCCCGTGATTTCACCGTTTACGGCTCCTGAAAATTTGTATGACAATGTATTTCAAACGGTACCTTCTAATGAATTGATGCAAAAGGAAATCATTAGATATGTGAAAAATGATTCTATGCCTAAGCATATTGTAATCATTGCCGATTCCAAAAACACGGCTGTTAGCAATCAATTGAAGTCAGAATTTGTTGCCGCTAGACAAATTTTTTCAAGAAAGGATAAGGACGGAAAGGATAGTAACTACATACTGATTTCCGATTTGGAGGATATTTTTTTAGCGGGAGAGAACATTGTGTTTTTGGAAACTAAAAATGAGGCTTTTGCTTCCAATGTCACCAGTATGTTAAATGGTTTGAACAATGAAGAACACCAAATTGTTTTGATGACCACACAAAATAGTTCGGTATTTGAAGGAAAGAACATCTCTAATTACCACTTATCTAATTTGAAATTCACCTATCCTTCGGCAAACAAAACCTTGGCAACGCCCACTACTAATGGGTTTATTACTAAATACAAAAGTTTGTATGGTGTGGAACCAAATAAATACGCTATCCGTGGTTTTGATTTGACCTTGGATATTTTGCTACGATTGGCTTCTAAAGAAAATTTATACGAAGCAGCCACTCCAGAATTGGAGACTGAATATTTGGAGAATAAATTTAGGTATACAAAAAAATATTTTGGAGGTTACTTTAATGAAGCTGTTTATATTGTTAAGTATGACGACTTGACAATTGTAGAGGCTAAATAGTTTTCAAATCAAAATACAATATTCACATAATCCCTAAAACGTTGCGTACACATAACGGGTATGGCGCTTTTGGGGATTTGTTGTATCAGGAGGTTAGTATTCCTGTGTTAAGTTAGGAACAGTAAATGTGCTTTGAAGATTATAAATGAAAGACAAAATGTTAGGACTAGACAAAGAATTTCTGATAAAATTGGCACATACCAAAATGCCGTTTGGAAAATACGAAGGGAGAGACTTAATTGACCTTCCTGAATATTATGTGGTATGGTACCACAATAAAGGTTTTCCTAAAGGGAAACTGGGAGACATGTTACAAATGGTGTATGAGCTAAAAGTAAACGGTTTGGAGGATTTAATTCGAAATATTAAAAAACAATATCCTAGATAAAGTTATTTAATCATGTTCGTAGAGTCGTAAACGGTTTTGTAAATTGTTAAGTTCAATTTGAAGTGCGTCTACTTTTTGCAATAAATTGAATACAATATCTATGCCTTCAATATTAAGATTGAGTTCTCTTTGCATGCGGAGCACTTTGTCTAAGGAGCTTAGGGAATCCGTATCTAGGTAATATTGTTTTTCTATAGTAATTATAGAAATAAGGCCAATGTCCTCTAACTCCTCCAGAAAGGAAATTGTAATGTCGTAAGAGGTACAAAGTGTTGCTATTGGAATATAATGAGCGGTTTCCATGATTATCGTAATTTTGCTAATTCTTCAAACAATGCTTTTTCTTTATCGGTAAGGTGAGTAGGTGTTTTTACATGAAAGGTTACATAAAGATCACCAAATTCCCCATATTTTTTATAAACAGGAAATCCTTTTCCCTTTAATTTTACCTTAGTACCATTTTGAG
Coding sequences within it:
- the bshC gene encoding bacillithiol biosynthesis cysteine-adding enzyme BshC; translated protein: MPTDCIPFKDTNYFSQLICDYLEENQNLKPFYHRFPTVEAFKQQIEEKQPQVSLANRKVLVEALEQQCQSLGLSESTQQNIQALEDENTFTITTGHQLNLFTGPLYFFYKIVSAINLCSELKEAYPEYNFVPVYWMATEDHDFEEINYFNFNGKKIKWSRVSSGAVGELDLEGLDAVKEVFASQLNTSNNAKRLKELFKKAYLEHANLTDATRFLVNEFLGEYGLVIVDGSDHNLKQLFVPYMEDELLQQSSFKNVSETNAQINALPENYKIQVNPREINLFYITEGLRERIVELDGKYSVYGTEITWNKEAIVKELHEYPERFSPNVIMRPLYQEVILPNLCYIGGGGELAYWFQLKSNFEAHKVTFPILLLRNSVLLATEKQQEKLEKLQLSMADLFLNQEDLVSKVTKSISEVDIDFSTQKKHLEQQFKDLYKLAEKTDSTFLGAVGAQERKQIKGLEYLEKRLLKAQKRKLSDHLDRVVQLQNELFPNQSLQERNTNFSQFYLEFGDQLIHQLIVNLQPLKKEFIILNLE
- a CDS encoding DUF3820 family protein gives rise to the protein MLGLDKEFLIKLAHTKMPFGKYEGRDLIDLPEYYVVWYHNKGFPKGKLGDMLQMVYELKVNGLEDLIRNIKKQYPR
- a CDS encoding aminotransferase class V-fold PLP-dependent enzyme, yielding MHKIDIDLVEMTLDVMKYVIDRVSATERQIGKPKKAEELKALVGETITPKGVGGEYAFDLWKKHLANTNVPVDHPRNLAFVPASPTRAAIMFDLVTSASSIHGAYWMEGAGGIFCENEAMKWIVSLTGLPEGAFGVFTSGGTSANLSAIVTAREHWRQDDAFKREKGLIITSIGAHSSVKAMAKVADVDILLVDSEECLTGEDLKKTIATLTEHERKCLFAVVATGGTTNAGIIDDLESIAEVCEAENLWFHVDAAYGGGALVADSVRDQFKGIERADSITIDPHKWMFSPYDCGAVIYKNPELAKNAHSQQGSYLDIFKDEGAHGFNPTDYQIQLTRRVRGLPLWFSLATHGTDRYKEAVERGIELAQIAGKMITEHDKVELVREPSLSCVLFRRKGWSPEDYTEWTYRNHKSGFALVTPTKWKQGDTFETVSRFCFINPDTTEKDIEMILDSMN
- a CDS encoding chaperone modulator CbpM, whose protein sequence is METAHYIPIATLCTSYDITISFLEELEDIGLISIITIEKQYYLDTDSLSSLDKVLRMQRELNLNIEGIDIVFNLLQKVDALQIELNNLQNRLRLYEHD
- a CDS encoding LysM peptidoglycan-binding domain-containing protein yields the protein MKKLVLITLFTLASICFVQAQNFKQHKVKQGETIEEIAKLYLVTPFDIYALNPDAKKKLSVGTVLIIPTSKIRPDEAVTETKEVTGYQYHRAKKKETLYSIAKQYNVSVDDIKKYNTYLYANNLKKGDKIKIPKFKTVVTKAEVSNTLKKYTVQPKEGKWRVAYKFGITVPELEALNPNMGEVLQPGDVLNVPNIADNEEKAIEENYNYYTVQKSEGYMALNRKFGVTQEELEALNPELKEGGLKLGMVIKIPGSANAVIGGDEFENTDLTKTNFENLKTKRLALMLPYRLNRIDVDSVQEAKSAIKNDTRLSISLDFHVGVEMALDSAKQLGISTNLKVFDTRDQLSEVSNILKNNDFSTYDAIIGPLFPKNLERVAASVKGNHIPVISPFTAPENLYDNVFQTVPSNELMQKEIIRYVKNDSMPKHIVIIADSKNTAVSNQLKSEFVAARQIFSRKDKDGKDSNYILISDLEDIFLAGENIVFLETKNEAFASNVTSMLNGLNNEEHQIVLMTTQNSSVFEGKNISNYHLSNLKFTYPSANKTLATPTTNGFITKYKSLYGVEPNKYAIRGFDLTLDILLRLASKENLYEAATPELETEYLENKFRYTKKYFGGYFNEAVYIVKYDDLTIVEAK
- the guaA gene encoding glutamine-hydrolyzing GMP synthase, with protein sequence MQHDKILILDFGSQYTQLIARRVRELNIYCEIHPFNKVPSTVEEYQAVILSGSPYSVRAEDAPHPDLSQIRGKKPLLAVCYGAQYLAHFSGGEVAPSNTREYGRANLSFVKGGESFFENISEGSQVWMSHSDTIKHLPENGVLLASTHDVENAAYRIEGESTYAIQFHPEVYHSTDGKRLLQNFLVNIAGVNQDWTPQSFVDETVEDLKAQLGNDKVVLGLSGGVDSSVAAMLLNKAIGENLYCIFVNNGLLRKNEFEDVLDQYKHMGLNVKGVDASARFLDALAGKSDPEEKRKTIGRVFIEVFDDEAHQIQDVKWLAQGTIYPDVIESVSATGGPSATIKSHHNVGGLPDFMKLKVVEPLKALFKDEVRRVGASMGMEPALLGRHPFPGPGLGIRILGDITAEKVRILQEVDAVFINGLKSWGLYDDVWQAGAILLPINSVGVMGDERTYEQCVALRAVESTDGMTADWVNLPYEFLQKTSNEIINKVKGVNRVVYDISSKPPATIEWE